A DNA window from Anastrepha obliqua isolate idAnaObli1 chromosome 5, idAnaObli1_1.0, whole genome shotgun sequence contains the following coding sequences:
- the LOC129249178 gene encoding cytosolic Fe-S cluster assembly factor NUBP1 homolog yields MQAEPENCPGVGTENAGKASACAGCPNQRLCSDPNTKMEDPGKALVAESMREVKQKLLVLSGKGGVGKSTVTTLLSRYLARTYPDRNFGVLDVDICGPSQPRLLGVEGENVHQSGSGWSPVGVDDNLCLMSIGFLLDSPDNAIIWRGPKKNGMIRQFLSEVDWGQLDLLLLDTPPGTSDEHLSVVSYLRDDSDKETLHALIVTTPQEVSLLDVRKEINFCKKQRIPILGVVENMSAFRCGHCGQTSEIFPAKTGGAAAMCAEMEVPYLGALPLDPEVTKACDTGEDITSMKNSTIEALAGICKKISDGLESA; encoded by the coding sequence ATGCAAGCTGAACCTGAGAACTGTCCCGGTGTGGGCACAGAAAACGCCGGTAAAGCCAGCGCTTGCGCAGGCTGTCCCAATCAACGGCTATGCAGCGATCCCAACACAAAAATGGAAGATCCCGGCAAAGCACTCGTTGCCGAATCAATGCGCGAAGTCAAACAAAAGCTCCTCGTACTTTCCGGCAAAGGTGGTGTAGGTAAGAGTACGGTTACTACTCTATTGTCACGTTATTTGGCACGCACCTATCCCGATCGCAATTTTGGTGTATTGGACGTTGATATTTGTGGGCCTTCGCAACCACGTTTGCTTGGTGTTGAAGGTGAAAACGTGCATCAATCCGGATCTGGTTGGTCACCGGTTGGCGTGGACGATAATTTATGCTTGATGTCCATTGGTTTTTTGCTCGATTCCCCTGATAATGCCATCATTTGGCGTGGTCCCAAGAAGAACGGCATGATTAGACAATTCTTGAGTGAAGTCGATTGGGGACAACTGGATTTACTTCTATTGGACACGCCGCCAGGTACTTCAGATGAACACTTATCGGTTGTATCCTATTTGCGTGATGACAGTGACAAGGAGACGCTGCATGCTTTAATTGTAACAACGCCGCAAGAAGTTTCACTGTTAGATGTGCGGAAGGAAATCAATTTCTGCAAGAAACAGCGTATACCAATATTGGGCGTAGTCGAGAATATGAGTGCATTCCGATGTGGACATTGTGGCCAAACTTCAGAAATATTTCCGGCAAAGACTGGTGGAGCCGCAGCGATGTGTGCCGAAATGGAAGTGCCGTACTTAGGTGCACTGCCACTGGATCCAGAAGTGACGAAAGCTTGCGATACCGGTGAAGACATAACCAGCATGAAGAATTCAACAATTGAGGCGTTAGCGGGCATTTGCAAGAAAATTTCAGATGGACTGGAAAGTGCTTGA